Proteins found in one Mytilus edulis chromosome 2, xbMytEdul2.2, whole genome shotgun sequence genomic segment:
- the LOC139512975 gene encoding putative RNA polymerase II subunit B1 CTD phosphatase RPAP2, translated as MKKNSNEKYQKGREKKTGKEEENKQLEKKKLLEAKIRKQVASEEKAFRIVERLIENPITEEFLKDSCQFIAPHHYEDIVEERSITKTCGYPVCCKPLNAISKQKYHISTKDNKVYDITERKSFCSNHCYKASRHLQTQLSTTPLWSREEERVCVSLLTTNSGLPGVEVVGPIETVWKEVHQLNKLDQSESKVKKSDDNNKEINDITRKTADIKLKDETLLEQGCVEDPDDEKDEHVCTDIDQTKTNNQFEGTFTENDASDCKTSVAQTENAGCPPVESIPETKSTKGDNPSQTEDKMQQLMKLLDRRKQLLGQLTEIETVSEPSMVQNTKPKTQENLETKSSNQQHIPIDKDVSKVHRKDINFPKNVHVEHEQKNAGISERDISDGSSVFKNIVESECSKTFDVSKEKDTKPKPENTKMSSHSVIQLICQSVKTWITTETLECLQKPAEQDQTSKSWSKTHFDALYQALCKRVDAGEFEIEDIGTESNMDDDKDQRLPIPEFEKLRVETKDYANKVQRYFAGELFTEPTEKDYQENTPVYLPTVDTYDQMQIRRKIVMERLQNVIQDVLSPLKLTLQDVYTEYKDMIGTFSLDSKNILHKPAEWTIINLILLRMLSRKNIKIKKAFLQPTSVTYFKILLGRLGTNLQQIDMYIDDLLSITN; from the exons ATGAAGAAGAACTCAAATGAAAA ATATCAGAAAGGAAGAGAGAAGAAGACAGGAAAGGAGGAAGAAAATAAACAATTGGAAAAGAAAAAGTTATTAGAAGCTAAGATCAGAAAACAAGTTGCATCTGAAGAAAAAGCCTTTCGTATTGTTGAAAGACTGATAGAAAACCCAATAACTGAAGAATTTCTTAAAGATTCA TGCCAGTTTATTGCACCTCACCATTATGAAGATATTGTTGAAGAAAGGTCCATAACAAAGACATGTGGCTATCCTGTATGTTGTAAACCACTTAATGCT ATATCCAAGCAGAAATACCACATCTCCACAAAAGATAACAAAGTTTATGATATAACTGAGAGGAAG AGTTTCTGCAGTAACCATTGTTACAAAGCCTCTAGACACCTACAAACTCAGTTATCTACAACTCCATTATGGTCAAGAGAAGAGGAGAGAGTTTGTGTTAGTCTGCTTACTACAAACAG TGGATTACCAGGTGTAGAAGTTGTTGGACCAATAGAAACTGTATGGAAAGAAGTTCATCAGTTAAATAAACTTGACCAATCAGAATCAAAGGTCAAAAAGTCTGATGACAACAACAAAGAAATTAATGATATAACTAGAAAAACAGCTGACATTAAACTTAAGGATGAAACTTTGTTGGAACAAGGTTGTGTAGAAGATCCAGATGATGAAAAAGATGAACATGTTTGTACAGATATAGATCAGACtaaaacaaataatcaatttGAGGGGACATTTACAGAAAATGATGCAAGTGATTGTAAAACTTCAGTCGCCCAGACAGAAAATGCAGGTTGTCCTCCTGTAGAGTCAATACCTGAGACAAAgagtacaaagggagataatccctCACAAACTGAAGATAAAATGCAACAGTTGATGAAATTATTAGACAGAAGAAAACAGTTGCTTGGTCAGTTGACTGAAATAGAAACTGTTTCTGAACCTTCAATGGTACAAAATACAAAACCAAAAACACAAGAAAATTTAGAGACCAAAAGTTCTAATCAGCAACACATTCCCATTGATAAAGATGTTTCAAAAGTTCATAGAAAAGATATCAATTTTCCCAAAAATGTCCATGTAGAACATGAACAGAAAAACGCTGGTATATCAGAGAGAGACATAAGTGATGGATCATCAGTTttcaaaaatattgttgaaagtgaatgTAGTAAAACCTTTGATGTTAGCAAAGAAAAAGACACTAAGCCAAAACCAGAAAATACCAAAATGTCTAGTCATTCTGTTATTCAGTTGATATGTCAGTCTGTTAAAACATGGATTACAACTGAAACCTTAGAATGTTTACAAAAACCAGCAGAACAGGATCAGACTAGTAAGAGTTGGTCAAAAACACATTTTGACGCATTATATCAAGCTTTATGTAAAAGAGTAGATGCGGGAGAATTTGAAATAGAGGATATTGGTACTGAATCCAATATGGATGATGATAAAGATCAAAGGCTACCAATACCTGAATTTGAAAAATTGAGAGTAGAAACAAAAGATTATGCAAATAAAGTCCAGCGATACTTTGCTGGTGAATTGTTTACTGAACCTACAGAAAAG GATTACCAAGAAAATACACCTGTATACCTGCCTACAGTGGACACTTATGATCAGATGCAAATAAGAAGAAAAATAGTAATGGAGAGACTACAAAACGT GATACAAgatgtgttatctcccttgaagCTCACACTACAAGACGTTTATACTGAATACAAAGACATGATTGGCACATTCAG TCTTGACAGCAAAAATATCCTGCACAAGCCAGCAGAATGGACAATTATCAATCTTATTTTACTGAGAAT GCTGTCTAGGAAGAATATTAAGATAAAGAAAgcattccttcaaccaacatctGTGACATACTTCAAGATTTTACTTGGCAGACTAGGAACTAACTTACAGCAGATTGATATGTACATTGATGACTTATTATCTATCACTAATTAA